In the Vanacampus margaritifer isolate UIUO_Vmar chromosome 9, RoL_Vmar_1.0, whole genome shotgun sequence genome, ATTcagccactgaggggcagtgtggtttcacgcggtctgatacactgttaagttgtagccacattagagagtagaaggaaaaagtcacgatcaagtcatTCCAttagaagttgtttttttgcaacgtggagccgttcttttgagtgataaaagtgcggcgagtagcgcactaattagcattagcgagtcagactggagtagatcattacgattccttgaacatctataaattgaagcaaaaatcattgtcaatcaaatcatatatataaataaataaattgttcttaatagaaaattgattctgaatcaaatcgcacaaccaaaaatcggaatcgaatcgtgagacattcaaagattcccacccctaataaaaacctcattataattgatttttataaaacacaaaaatcacacaattaaaTTCATAAACTTGTCAGtagggtgggggctttaggacccagatgcgggaaggcagagcaaggaggcagaggtgcagtccaaaaagaggttttcatttctaatcaaaaaactaacttcaaagtgcaaaataaacggaactaacaaaacatgaaactaaacatggcaaaacaacttaggcaaaactaacagcatgacatggatcctgataaggcaaaaaaaaaaggtcagcgtgacgtggcgaatgacttacgacagtggcaacaatgaaccgacacagacaggggggagacaaccgactaaatacaccaacactaatgacataacaagacacacctggctgagggcactgattggatgacacatgtgggtaatggggaaaggtggacacaatcagggatcaagagggaacgagaggagtcagacttttcacaataaaacaggaaatgacaagacaaggggaaaacacaaggaaaacagaagctaaacatgacagggagtaaacaagactgaaaataaacatgacaaaactgtACCCAAAATGCATTTATTACTAGAGCTTCCTTTATAAAATCACACATTAGCATGCAAAATTCTGACATggtgtttcaatttaatttgcatttttatatgATTGCACATGGGTTGAACTTTCAAGATTTTGATTAGTTGGAAGATTTGGGAAAGGCTAATCAAATCCATTAGAGTTGTACCAAAaccttttcaaatgtttttttctgcattCTCATAGCACCTGATTGATTTTTAATTGTCCTATTGATGCTGTACTAAAGTatgctaacaaaaacattttgtgtcatTTCAGCTCAGATTGAAGTTATCCCTTGCAAGATCTGCGGTGATAAATCCTCTGGAGTGCATTATGGAGTCATTACATGCGAAGGCTGCAAggtgagacagacagacagagacgtTCTTGTCAATTAGTGGTTAATAAatgacatttactgtaaatcTTTATCCTTTGTGGATTTTGATCATAGAATGTCCTTGCCTTTTATTAAGAAACACAGGAactattttaaattgtgaaaatatattAACATTATGTCTAAGACTAAAATGTCTTGTGTAAAACACATATTACAACCCGGATTTGATTCAACAACGCTAACCCTTCTTCCTCTGTTGCCAAACTCTTCATGCTTCAGGGATTTTTCCGGCGTAGCCAGCTGCCCACGGTCTCTTACTCCTGTTCCAGGCAGAGTAACTGTACCATCGACCGGTCCAGCCGCAATCGTTGTCAACACTGTCGTCTGCAGAAGTGCTTGGCCCAGGGCATGAGCAGAGACGGTGAGACCCCCAAACACACTTTTGCAGACCCAAAATAtgacaaaggtttttttttttctttacagtgtgtgtgtgtgtgtgtgtgtgtggtcttgtttttttttacatagtggggccaacattttgggatttcacagagttgtggggcccacccgtctatgggtggccattttgctgggccccacaagtttagacctctttttgagggtcaagacttggtttagagcttgggttatggttgaggttaggttaaggaataggggtaggcaatcatttttgatggtgtgggttagggggaggggctaggaaatgtattatgtcaatgagatggccccacaacaatagtaaaacaaaattagggttagtagtgtgtgtgtgtgtgtggtcttgtttttgttccatagtggggccaacatttcgggatttcacagagttgtggggcccacccgtctatgtggggccattttgctaggccccacaagtttagacctctttttgagggtcaagacttggttttaaagcttgggtttgaattgggttatggttgaggttagggaaaggaataggggtaggcaaacatttttgatggtgtgggttagggggaggggctaggaaatgcattatgtcaatgagatggctcCACAATGTCGGTAAAACAAACGTAGGgttagtagtgtgtgtgtgtgtgtgtgtgtgtgtgatcttgtttttgttacatagtggggccaacatttcaggatttcacagagttgtggggcccacccgtctatgtggggccattttgctgggccccacaagtttagacctctttctgagggtcaagacttggttttagagcttGGGTTagaattggtgtgtgtgtgtgcgcacgcgcgtgtgtgtgttaaagtagcagttATTTGAAGGTGAGTAATTACCAAAATatctatgctaattttgttgctatgtgttagcattaagctagtaatGTTTCCCTTATTGTGCAGTTGTAAGAAATACTTTCAAAAGTATGTTTTAAATAGGGAGGCTAAAACTATATTTTCAACAAATATTTGGTCTCTCTTTATCAGGGTTTGCATCTTTAACGCACCCCCCCGCAATAAACGgtagtactgtaaatgtgttttacatgagtataatatttcgGTCCCATTCAGCTGTGAAATTTGGCCGGATGTCCAAGCGCCAGCGGGACTCTCTCATCGCTGAGGTGGAGCGGCAccgacagcagcagcagcagcagcaacagcagcagttcCAAGTGGACGCCCAGTCAGGCTCGTCCTACCACCCCAAGGAACGCCAAGACCGCTCCCCGCAGCTCCTCCAGCCCATGACGTCAGGCTACCCCTACATCAGCGAGTCTGAGCTGCTGTCCTTCACTTCTGATATTCACTCCTACCGGCTGTGCTCCCCCAACCAGCCACAAGTGTCCGATATGATCTACAGAAGCTCTGGCGTCTCGCCCTCGTCCAGAGCACCCATGAGGGTGGACACCAGTGGACACGCTGATATTAGAGGTGATCCCTCCATTCTATTGTTTGTTAATGTTTTCCATTGTTTTGTTCTTTATCATCCATTGTTTTTCTACTCCCCTAATCACCAtatatggatttttatttaGTGGACAGTTTGTTGAGTTTAAGCGTCTACCTTCTCTCATCTCCACATTAGGATTGGAATCCAGACAGTCCTCACATGACCCGATGGCGATTCATCCTTATAATCCACCAGAGGATCCTCACGGGACCTATCCTCACTCTCTGCGTCATATAGGTGAACTCAAATGACAGATGGTGGGAATTTTCTCTAGCTCAGGGATTGTCAACCTTTTTGAGCTCAGGGTCCTATTTCTCCTGTGTAGTGGTCTGGGGCACTTCAGATATATGCTGTAACTCTGGTTTGATTGGTAAGTGTCAACTTCACATGGTACCGTGGCCGAGCAGTTAAAGACGCTCTCTTCGGAggtgtgggttcaaatcccagcactgccaatacttttttttctcctctcatgATTAATATACTATCAAAATGAAATCAATCATCTCACAGtataacaagtaaaaaaaaacatgttaagtgTCAAGTGAGGCTTATTAAAGCAGACAtacagtcaagtcatctttatgcATATTTAGCGCTTAACTAATGAATAGCTTTTACTATAGCAGGGGAAAAAAGACGCTCTAAAATaccagatgaagaaaaaaaacatatttaaccctggagaacccaataacccttttcttctttggaaaattatgaattatacattaaatgactgctataagttcactgaacaccaaaatatatgtttttccaatgtttttttcaatttattccctaatttaggattagggcgaaatttgactcttttggatttaggggtatcatttcgaaaaatctgaataacaaaaactgtcagtaaactatttagaatttaattcaaatacacagctacactgaacaaatattttttttgttttatttgttgcattttagccatcttgtcaccaccactctggctcatgtaagtgcaatattcatccactagatagccccatgcaggggtcagaagtggcactctggacttttgaagttaaatttgtaaaaataaaaataaaaggtctttgttatttgagtagcagaatttataggggccaaatttgaccctgtgggttctccagggtaataaataaataaaatgatactTCAAGAAAGTGAATGAAAGCGAAGTAAAGTGTAACAGAAAATAACAGCCTCGTGATATGCAAATTTGAAAATTGCTACAGCAATATTCATGCTTGCTCGACAAGCCGTTTGTGCTTCTGCAGCCTATTCTCTCAAAATATTATTGGATGCGTTGTTCTATAATGCCAAATGAAATCAGCATTGTATATTTTGTTTGGGAAGATTTAGCataatttttcctttttaacaacATAAACCTAACTTTCTGATTTACGGTGTGAAGCTTTATTGCATCTGCACCTCCCACGGATAACAGTACATAATCAGTTATATTTCTCATGTGTAACCTATGCGGCCCGCAAAACTGACCACTATGGTTAAAAATCACTGCTCAAGGCGATATTACCCGTACCATCTTTCTGATTGTTTTTTCCTATTTTCTTAGATGAGCTGTGTGACAGCATCGTGCGCTCCAACAAAGACACCTGTCAGTACCGAGCAGAGGAGCTGCAGGCGCTTAAGTGGAAAATGTTCAGCAGGGAGGAGATCCAAGCGTATCACAGCAAAGTAACTATCACTCACTGCCTACCATCTTGTTGCGTTGGCGTGAGGGGCTCTCTCGGCACGAGACGCTGCCTTTCAAAATACTAGAGGCCACGGCTACTGTTCTGTTTGATCAACCAAACAGGAAActgcaaaaaacatgcattttaaaatgtccccctcctttttttcctctcgcAGTTGCTTAAAACTAGCATGACATTCAACTTCACCAAAGCCCTACAATTAATGTAGGCTAAAACAAAAGTGGGTCACCATAGTGGTGCTTGCCCGCTTGTTTGTGAGCTATCAGGCCAATTTCTTGGTTCACCGGGGATGGCTAAAACGTTACTAATAGCTACGTAATTCCTAAACGGAATCCTACTAACTACCTGACTCTTTCAATACACCCTACCTTATTAACTTGCACtgctacctacctacctacctaccaaaAACAAACCTCCAACCTTCAGCTTTGTTTGGCAATCACAGCATTACATAAAACTACCTTATTAACTTCTAGTTGTtgtctacctacctacctacctaactaactaactaactagacACAAAGGTCAATCAGTACAACCTACCTTGTGTGGTACAtagaataaaatgaataaaaatatcttTCGTAGTTTTTGCAGAATCTTTAACTGACTAACAATCAATACAAATGACCTTGCTCCAAACAACATAAAACGACCTTACCTACCAAATTACCTTACTAACTTTGCAGCAATCACAAAGCAACCTAAAACTGTTTTGTGGaatctaactaactaactgactgactgactgactgactgactgactaactaactaagtaACTAACTAACACAAAGGGTATCAGGAAAACCTACCTTGTGCAGAACAGCATAaaacaaactaggttttattcCTTACTTCTCTTAAGTCAAATTCTCAACCTAACATAAAACTAACTTACTGATTTCTACTACCCATCTTCTTTCCTACCTACATATCTACCTACCTGCCTACCAAAGtatctaactaactaactaactaactaactaactaactaactaactaactaactaactaactaactaactaactaactaactaactaactaactaactaactaaatattACCAGTTTACTTAcccactgaaatgaaataaCTTTGTGGAGATCACGTCAACATGAAAtctatatttctttctttctttctacttGTACTACTACTTGTGTCTACCACTTAACTGTGAAAATGATTCTTGTATTTAACTAACTAACACAAAGGGTATCAGGACAACCTACGTTGTGCAGAACAGCATAAAACAAACTTGGTTTTATTCCTTACTTCTCTAAGTCTAAATCTCAACCTAACATAAAACTAACTTGATTGACCTGATTTTTACTACCCATCTTCTTTCCTACCTACATATCTACCTACCTGCCTACCAAAGTATCTAACTAACTATTACCAATTTACttacccaatgaaatgaaataacttTGTGGAGATCACGTTGACATGAAAtctatatttctttctttctacttGTACTACTACTTGTATCTACCTCTTAACTGTGAAAAATATTCTTGTATTTAACTAACTAGCTGCCTAATGCACAATGAAGaatgatcactttttttttttttttacaaaatttctTCAGCTATGGAGGGAATAAATGATCTATAATTTGGttaatttagtttttcaaattgCTCATTAATTGCCCGAAATAGATTGCCTAGTCTGAATGTAAGCATATCAAGACagtcaaactttaaaaaaattaaaagaagaaaaaaataaaactcagccTGTTATTATGTCCATGGCCTGGACTTAATATTAATCAAACTTGTTGACTTCAGTCAGTGGATGAGATGTGGCAGCACTGTGCCATCCGGCTGACTGATGCCGTGCAGTACGTGGTGGAGTTTGCAAAACACATCCCGGGATTCCGTCTGCTCAGTCAAAACGACCAGATCGCCCTTCTCAAAACTGGTGAGGTCGCTTTCCCTTCACATCACTTGAAGTCTGAATATGGCCCGATGAGTCTTCCTTTTTGCCTTCAGGTTCTATGGAGGTCGTTCTGGTGAGGATGAGTCGCTTCTTCAACACAGAGAACAACACCGTCTTCTTTGATGGCAAATTTGCAGGAACTGAAGTCTTCAAGTCTTTGGGTGAGACCTCTTTCTTCTACGCCGACACGCTTCTGAAATCTTTGGGCTATGGATGACACGCCGACGCTTTTCTCTTGCAGTGTGTGGCGACTTAATAGCGGCGGTGTTCGACTTTGCTCACAGCATGTGTGCTTTAAAGCTCACCGATCAGCAGGTGGCTCTCTTCAGTGCGCTGGTCTTGATTAATGCAGGTAGGATCACTCACTCATCCAGTTTTGAGACTTTGATTGATACTGTTAAATTGGTATTACTTtagcaatattattattatagcataTATAACAACCACAGTTGAGCATTACATTAGATTTTGATGATTATGGCCCCAGGTTGCCCccatgtggttgtttttttgtcaaattgacaCTTTGCAACTGTTGAGATTCTTCTgcttagatttagtcataactgttttgatttacttatttcctcagtagaacttttatctttggatgtgtctttgtaagtgctgtcacaatttctgctcatgtcatcatgtctaaaggacctcgtctgtttccacatcaatgggccagtatccggggttgaactcaatgtgtattggatgatatgctgtaaaagtgtaaaaagtcttatctacttccggctgtcgtcatgtgtattgaactcagggctgggggctgtttttTCTGAGgtcttttcaagatagtataagaatgctgggagtccgctgaaaaagacacactggcgaggagcagctgtgcttttgtaaacccgctcgtgtccagaatattctgtaaaataaatccttcgaaggacctgttcaccgatctccagtctgtattcagaaaatcaacattctctcaacccgaacaacaacgaacgcgcggaagacaaagagtgTCATTCCAACACAACAAACAACACCAACACTGGGGTTGACTTGATGATATATGATATGACTTACTAGTTTATTTCTGTGTAGATCGTCCATGTTTGGAAGACAGAGGCAGGGTGCAGCGAGTCCAAAGAAGCGTGGAGTTAGGTCTCACGCACATTCTACGCAGAGACAATCGGGACAGTCTAATGCACAAGGTACGCTCAAAAGTGGCAAAAgtgtaaaatgttattttaatgattttatttttttcaatgcagTTGTACCAGAGGATGTCCGTGTTGCGTTCGCTGTGCTGTCTGCACTCAGAGAAGCTGCGCTGGTTCAGTCAGCGCTACCCGCTCACCGCCCACTCGCTTTTCCCTCCGCTCTACAAGGAGCTGTTTGCTTCAGAGGCAGAATTGACGCTGCTGCCGGGGGCCACACACTGATGACGCCCAACACCACACACATATGCATGCGTACACGCACATACATGCACATCTAATGGGATCCAATACAATCGCTGTATCAAAAACTATGCAAATACAGTAAGTGGctcagggtacaccctggactggtcgacAGCCAATCGTATGCAACCAGGACTAAATTTAGCCCCTCCCCATTAGAGCTGGGAAGTATCAGTCAAACATTCTACACCGGTTgctactttactttactttggcaccattttgtggcatcttaggGCGTTACACAGAAAGAGCAGAAAACAGCAAATATGGATAGATttcacaacagaaaaaaaactatcataCAATTCATGTCAAGATAAAGTGAAGTTGTGAAATTTCCACATACTTTAATGTACCTTAAGACCATCTTTAGCACTGCGCAACATGCGCTAAGTCTCCCCACTCATCTCTGAGATGTTTATGTGCCTCTgtatgtgctgctgttttggttagcaacccATTCCTAATGGGCTCAGCAGTTACGTATTTGCATGTTGTGAACAATTGTATCGCAATAATTATAATTACAGTTACGCTTTTGTCTGATTGGGAAAGGAAGGTCCATAGACTTTTCATTGTTCATGGACCATGATGGTAACTACTAGAAATACCGTACATTTTTACACCAATGGAAACTTATATAGTAGGCTACACATTGTATAGAGTATATTAAAGCCCGACTGATAAAGAGTTTTTTAGGCGGATGCCAATTCCGATATTTTGTAGA is a window encoding:
- the rorc gene encoding nuclear receptor ROR-alpha A isoform X1; its protein translation is MDYDQCDAPLDDNSIKRGAVSKKTHLTQIEVIPCKICGDKSSGVHYGVITCEGCKGFFRRSQLPTVSYSCSRQSNCTIDRSSRNRCQHCRLQKCLAQGMSRDAVKFGRMSKRQRDSLIAEVERHRQQQQQQQQQQFQVDAQSGSSYHPKERQDRSPQLLQPMTSGYPYISESELLSFTSDIHSYRLCSPNQPQVSDMIYRSSGVSPSSRAPMRVDTSGHADIRGLESRQSSHDPMAIHPYNPPEDPHGTYPHSLRHIVVWGTSDICCNSGLIDELCDSIVRSNKDTCQYRAEELQALKWKMFSREEIQAYHSKSVDEMWQHCAIRLTDAVQYVVEFAKHIPGFRLLSQNDQIALLKTGSMEVVLVRMSRFFNTENNTVFFDGKFAGTEVFKSLVCGDLIAAVFDFAHSMCALKLTDQQVALFSALVLINADRPCLEDRGRVQRVQRSVELGLTHILRRDNRDSLMHKLYQRMSVLRSLCCLHSEKLRWFSQRYPLTAHSLFPPLYKELFASEAELTLLPGATH
- the rorc gene encoding nuclear receptor ROR-alpha A isoform X2, translating into MDYDQCDAPLDDNSIKRGAVSKKTHLTQIEVIPCKICGDKSSGVHYGVITCEGCKGFFRRSQLPTVSYSCSRQSNCTIDRSSRNRCQHCRLQKCLAQGMSRDAVKFGRMSKRQRDSLIAEVERHRQQQQQQQQQQFQVDAQSGSSYHPKERQDRSPQLLQPMTSGYPYISESELLSFTSDIHSYRLCSPNQPQVSDMIYRSSGVSPSSRAPMRVDTSGHADIRGLESRQSSHDPMAIHPYNPPEDPHGTYPHSLRHIDELCDSIVRSNKDTCQYRAEELQALKWKMFSREEIQAYHSKSVDEMWQHCAIRLTDAVQYVVEFAKHIPGFRLLSQNDQIALLKTGSMEVVLVRMSRFFNTENNTVFFDGKFAGTEVFKSLVCGDLIAAVFDFAHSMCALKLTDQQVALFSALVLINADRPCLEDRGRVQRVQRSVELGLTHILRRDNRDSLMHKLYQRMSVLRSLCCLHSEKLRWFSQRYPLTAHSLFPPLYKELFASEAELTLLPGATH